The Coffea arabica cultivar ET-39 chromosome 2c, Coffea Arabica ET-39 HiFi, whole genome shotgun sequence genome includes the window ATGAACCGGCTCATTCCTTTTCATATCTTAATATGTCTACTGCACATTTTCTATTCCATCAAACAGTGAAATCATAAAAGtcaccaaatttagtgaacCTAATCCTACAAGTAATCGAATTATAAAAGAATTCTGAATAACGGGTTCTTTCGGGAGGACAAGACTCCAAAGATACATAATTCtgaaattttggttgaattaatTAGGATTCGAAGAGATGAAAAGATGTGATATATCCCGGAGTTTTGTAAGTGCAATCTGAATATGACATAACTGAGATAGAAAAAGAGACTCACTTGTCTGGAAATTGATGAGTAGGATAAAGTTCTTGCAAAATCTTGATCACCTGAGAGGTGTGTGCAGCTCTCTCAACAAGACAGTATCTTCCACTTGCAGAAGGGTTTTCAAAGGCAAGAACATGTGCATAGGCAACATCTCTAACATCAACCCAATTAAAAGTTGCATAAGGAAATGATTCGTCTCCTGCATTCAGAAGTTTGGGAAATTAACTTTTCACCATAAACACGACAGCCTTAGCTTTGAAACAAGCATAAAAATGTAGATGGAGAAAAATCCATGCTCCGAACTGCCATTTTACTTTATCAACATGGGTGAAAATATACAGTTTACTTCATTAATCATGCATGAAGATGCAGCAGgtgatataaaaaaaatgggAGATGTGGAAAGAGTCAAACCTAAGCCATTTTGGATCCTTAGTTTCATTGTTAAATGGAAAAGCAAGAGATCAAAATGCTCATTGACTTCTTTCTGATCAGAAAGTTTAGAGCATGATGAGGCCAACCATAAGCAACAAAGGTCAACAGACTAGTCGAAATTGCTCATAAAGAAACAGATATATTTCCAAGAGTACCATTTAGTAGGTTCAGGATCAATTGCACACTTATATTGATAGAAGGCTGCAAGTGAGGACCAACTATCCATGATGGATGAATTGTAATCATTTCAATGCCATGCTCCTTCGAGAAGTTCCATGCAGCAGTCTCTGCCAACGTTCTCGAAAGTATATACCAGAGCTACAAGACAACAATGTGTCATCAGATGCTACCAGAGAAGCATGAAATTGATTTGATCTTGTTGGCACAAAAAAACGCGCACAACAATGTGGAAGCAATGTTAACACATATAGACATACGTGGGAAAAGAAGGAGAACAAACACACAAacaaatattcaataattccTTCAGATCATGATCAAGGAACTATGGGATTCATAAGTAGAAAATGTCAACACCCTCCTCAGTTTAGGCCTATTGATCAGTGAGATTAAGAATGAAagcataaacaatttgaatttcTGCTCGTAAGCCATGCTAATGACTTCTGAGAAGAAGTTCCCTGCTATTTTCCTAGCATCAATGCTACAAGCCTACATATTGTGCTTATGTCGCTGATTTCAGGTTCAATAATAAGTTGTTCTTTCTTGAAAGTAGTCATTCTATCTTCTTGTCGCTGATTAGTCCACACTTTTATTTTTCTCCATCACCgaaggttttcttttttttctcgtCAATGAAGTTGTTATAAGTTGTTCACTAAACCAAGAACAAGAAGGCGATTGACCACTTTGGTCCGCTTTTGAACACTGACTAGACCAACATCATTCTCTTCCTACCAAAAGACcatcaataacagaaaattaaaaacaaaacgAATGTAGCATTTCAGTTTTTACTGGAAGGAGATGTTCTCTTACTCACCTTGCGCTCTACACTGTATGAAGCCTCTGAAAACCAACTTTCATCAACTACAACACCATTCTTCAACTCTCGGTTGTATGCAATTGAGGCCATAGAAGATGTTACTACTACTCTTTTGACAGATGAAACTCTTGCACATGATTGTAGCACATTCAGAGTTCCCTTTACCGCAGGGTCCAACAATTCTGCCTAAGAAATGAAGATAGAAATACTAGTCATTGAAGGCAATTAACTACAATATAATGTTACGTTCCCCTCAAGAATCGTCAGACAAGCATTCATGCTACTGCACATTCAATGGAGGTCTAAAACTTTTTCATTCTATTTTAGCTCTTCACACGGTAGCagaaatttaaatcaaattgaagatgcaagCCCAGGAAAAGTATTGCTTAAACAAGTTTGAAATTCGGTCATCGATATACTGTCTTTCCATACAAACATCTCCAGAAAGATAAGTACATTGAatagaaagaagagaaaacgaaaataaaagacgaaacaaagaaaaggagagatgCTCGTATGACTCCGCGAAAAGACATCAGTTTGAAATACGAGTGCTGAAAATTGTGGCAAATCACTGAATTGGTTTGGAAAAATTATCTCAAAGCGATTCCTATGTGCTTATGCGCGAGGGAGTGTCTGGTTCAGCAAATAACTGCAACTGAAACTCGTGGCAGGTTATTTAATATCCCAAAAGCTACATTTTTAGGAACAGAAAAGGATAGTAACTTAAATAAAGTAGAAGGTATATTCACGGAAAGATGTTAGTAGACTGGAAATGAAATGGATTAGCAGTTGCTCAATATCTATTATCTATTTTCCTGTTGCCGAATAACTTTTAAATAAGAATGGTTCATGCACCTAAAATTATCATCTTTACTAGTCTTGTAGATAGAATGATTGCTGGAATGCTGCATTTAAGTAAGTTGACAAACCAGAATGACACCTCTACATGAAGAAGAAACAACAGGAAAACTACTCCCTCTTTCTGACTGTCCAACTAGCAAGcgaattaaaatatatttatctgCAGAATTGTCAATTAGTCGGTGCTTGGAAGATGTTGAACTTGACATCAAATCAACAAGCTATAAACTGCCTAAATGTTGAAGATCCTCCTGATTCGCACTCAAGGCTAACGTTACAAGATTATTGAAGTTCAATTTACAGGAAATAGTATTATCATTTAAAGAGCAGAGTAATAATGCCCTAATAAACTTGCATCATAGGAAATAACAACTGGGATCATAATTAAAGTAATTCAGTTAGCATGTCAACATGCAATCGTATATATAGGACTATTAGATTTTGTTGACAATAGAGAATCTTTAATTATACCTCTGGGTCACTAACTACAGGTTTGAGTGGATATGCAGTAAGGAAAACACCTTCACATCCATCAACCATTTCATCAAATGATCCATCTTTCATCAAGTCAGCAGCAAACAAGTGAAGCCTTTCTTTAGCTCcatcaagtgaaatcaaatgtTCCATCTTGTCTGGGTCATCTGAGGCATCAAGTAAACAAGCAATGTTTAGCAATTGCCAATAGAAATTATTCTAGGAGATAAGacaaaaaaaatcacatattAACTAATCTATGAATGACCCTATATTTTCTAAATTCAAGGCTCTAACTGGATGCTTGTTATCTTAAACATGTTTTtcatcacttttttatctcgtATTCGCTCTTTTCAATACACTAGTTACAGCAAAAAATTTCGATCAACACCCCGAAAACAACTATCCAGACAAACTTCTGAGTAAATCTTTTCCATGAACTTATCAAAAGGTTACACCTGCAATCGTTTCGAGCATTTCTTAGACCAAGTATCCAAATCTTACTAACGGAGCCAACCCTTGTTAACTATAAAAATCTATCTACTTATAAATAACAAGCAGAACAGCAACCAAATCTGATGTGATATAAGAATCATAGATTAGAGATGAGCAAATTTAACTTACTGAGGTCACGAACGGAAGCTTTAACAGTGTAACCACACTCAAGCAGCATCTTCACCAGCCATGAAGCTACGTACCCTGACGCTCCCGTCACACAAACCACCTTCCCTGCTCCGCTCATTCTGTCTGTGATTGTAAACGTGTGAGTTTATTGTGTTTAACTTTGTAATTTTGTAGTTGTATAGCCTATTGAGCTGTATATATAGGTGTAGAGTGGCAGTTGAAGTCTTGGAATGACAAAGAAATCATCAACCTCGTTCTTTGCTAATGAAATTGATCATTATGCATGAGGTGTGGCTTTGTTCGTGTGGGTTTTCATTAACAGCCAAAACTATTACGTGTGGCTTTGTCCATGTGGATTTTTGTACAGGGTAATCTTTCCCCTACTTGGCTATAAATGAAGTGTAAATAAAGTGGGTATGTGATGAAATCAAATGCACTAAATCAAGAGAATTTTAGTGGGCTATTTGAGCATTTAGATCATTAAACCTTtcttacagtaaaaatattttgaactctTTTGTATTTTAGTATTAAGTGCTTTTGGGTTTAGAAACACTTTGTTAAAACTTTTGTACTCTCTTTCTATTATACTAAATATGCCACCCCTTCGTCCGTGGATGTAAGTCATTTTAATCGAACCGCATAAATTCCGTgtctttttgtttgttttatttgctTCTTGTTAAGAGTCCTATTCTTCTCGTTGGCCAATATCCTATTCTTGTTAGTCAATATTCTAGGATCAGACCTACTATTTTCTTAGGTTAATATCTTGGAATTAGACCTaacaaattggtatcagagatttttgtttgttttatttgctTCTTGTTAAGAGCCATATTATTCTCATTGGTCAATATCCTGTTCTCACTGGTCAATATTTTCGGATTAGACCCACTATTCTTCTTGGTCAATATCTTGGGATCAAACCTAAAAAACTTGTATCAGAAATTCAGGTTCTAGGTTCTTGATGACGGAGCAGAGTTTCAAGCTCTGGGTTCTTGATGGCGATAATAAATTATCGATATCAATTTCGAGACATGGATTTAGCGCTAcaaaaagtagagaaaaaaataagagaatgtGACAAATGCGAATTTTGCTGAAATGGATAAGAAGACTGTGTCCAATATTATTTCAAATATCTCTAACCAGGTTTTATGGGAGGTAGCTATCGAGATTTCAACTAAGGCCATGTGGGACAAGTTTAAAGGCTTTTATATGAAGAAGATAGTTGAGAATTGGATTTATTTAAAGTAAAGTTTGTATATGTTTTGGATGACTGAAGATACATTTATACTCTTACATCTtaataaatttgattccattattatggatttggagcaagattattATGTTCGTGTTTTTAACCCATTGGGATCTGTTGAAtcttttgtgaattttgatCCATTGAGACCCGTTGAACCGTTATTATTTTGATTCATTGGTGGCTTGTTGGAGTCTATTGGGACTTTTATAATTTATTGGGATGTATTGGGACTTATGTGGAGACGGCGAAACAAGTTTGCTATTTGTCCATGTTGGGGACATGGCAAGGTGAAATTTGTTACATGTGGCTTTGTCTCACATTGATTTTTATACAAAAGAGTCTTTCTCTTAGTCGATTATAAATCGAGTAGGCCTATGATAAAATTAAGTGCATCAAACCAAGAGAGTTTTAGTGAATTATTTGAACCTTTGGTTCTTTTTTGTAGTAAAAATGCTTTGAACTCTCTTGTATTTTAGTATTATGTTCTTTTGGACCTAAGAACACTTTCATAAAATTTTTGTACTCTCTTTTTATTATAATAAATTTGATACCTCTTTACCCGTAGACGTAAGTCAATTCGATCGAATCACGTAATATTCTGTatatttctattattttatttgctttgtagTTATCTTTATTGAGTTGTTAAAAGTCTTATTATTCTTGCCGGTCAATATCTTGGATTCAAACCAAGTTGAACTATAATATGattgaaaattagttttttttttattaagtaAAGGTCAATTGAAAAGTTTGAATTGACAACTTAGTTTAGTAGCAGCCAAAAATAACATATCCAACTTACAATAACCTACCGTCTTTAGGTTGTTGTTAAGGGTTTAAATCGTATCTTTcacaaattattataatatgtgatttttttaaaaatttatatgaTATGTAGTGCATTCATTTGGTTTGATTGTAGTTCAGTCCGCATCAAAATCTCGTAAGTTCAATTAGGCCTTTCCTTAGATTAAAATAGAATAGAATAGTATAGATGAGAGTCACGAtgacaacaaaaagaaaaaagttacaATAACCTCTTAGCCGCCAGCTTTGACATGTAGCCTGTGTGGGGGCCATGATTTTTGGTATCACAATTCTAACAAGTGGTCACACTAGGTACATTGCGGTTAACATTGGATTCGGAGCTTGTCAAAACGTCCCTCATGTTGGATTAGGAGCTTGGACGTTTTAAAACGACATTCATTTTTTGTAGgataactttttttattttttatttttaaaagtgtaattttatatcttttaaaaatttatattcGTCATGTTTTGTCCCTACctaaattttcaactagttTTTAATTGAAATGATCATGTGTTTTGTACGTGATCATTTTTAAAggataaaattatcaaatcaaatttcacATAATCTAATCCATAGTCCATCATATTTCACAATATGAATTTTGTCATTCTTCACATTTCAcaatataaattttttcgtctctcatattttataaaataaaattttcatccttcatatttaaaaaaataatttttttatcttttattgatTATGTGTAtgattaggttttttttttttaacccatGTATATTACAACAGCATTAGCTTTATAGATACTGACTAAAATTTTCTTCCTGAAGTGTTCAACAGCATCTTTCAGGCTGACCTCCAAAGGAGTGAATTGAACTCCCATTTAGCTTGCCTTGTCGTTGGATGCTGTGTAGTTTGGGCCGATGACGTTGCCATTGTTTGACATTCTGCTGCATATAGGACAATGCAAAATTAAGGCAAACACAAATAAAGCACAGGTAATGAAAATGCAAATGTAAATTCAAATGCTTGAAAATGTACGATACAGCATTGCTTAATATCCATTGTAAATTGTGCCTTTTTACGAGTTTTGATAAAACTAGAAAAAgtggaaaattgaaaaaatgtcACCTCATCCAAGTTGTGTTCAAAATTATGAGTTGAGATCCGTTTGGATCAGATTCATCATTTGAAGTTGGAATGTGAGCTGCTTCTTCAGATGTTACAACATACAAGATTATTATCAACATGTCTCAGTCATCAAGGACCACAATGATTTTTATCTACATATCTGAGTCATCAAGAACCACAGAATTTGGAGCTCGGCTGAATTGACTAAGCCAAAATTTGcctaaaaaaaaagatttcaaatatcaagaaggAAAGACGTGTGCAGGCAAAGTCTGCCAGTGGTTTTATGGATTTTGACAGGCATCGAACTTGCATAATAATAAATTTCTACTcatgaaaatatataaaattgaGTATAATGATAAGTACGATCGTCTCCACGGGAATTGGAGGAAATTGGTTTCTTTCCATATAAGAATTAAAAGGGGGTTTtgaataattaaaattaaagtaAATAATCAACGTAAATAAAAATAGTCAAAAAGGagagaattaaaattaaatcaaCAATACGCAAGCTCTAGccaagaagaaaattttggaaatggttcATACTGATtgatataataattatttcatttattcattaatAAACATGTTATAATTATCAAACAAGCAATAACAATCAACGTTTTCTTATTGTGTCGGTAATTAAGGTACATCCGTTAACTATTTTCTTAACTAAGAAATAATTCTAGGTACGCCCATAAAAGTTAATTTCTTGATTgcataaaaactagaaaagtcTTGTTCTAATCAATAAACACGTTTAGGGTTTATTCAAAATAGATCATATGTTTCCTTAACATGAAATCAATCATACTAATTATTACTAAtttaagataattaaaaaattataaatttagttGTCTTAAGTGATAATAGATTGTTAAGTTGAATTAAATATCGGGCACTTGATattcaaataataaaacaatTATGAGAAATTAAATTAGAAAACACACGACTATCAACGAATAACAtaacatataaaaataattaaatctcaCAGTTGTAGTTGAAATAAATCCTTTATTACCTCTTGACTAGAATAAGAAATTAGTTGCTTTCCATTGGGAATAGTCCATGCAAATTTATTGATGAAAGTCACATGAGCGTTTgacaatgagaagaaaaaaagacaagtggcttcttgtttttgttttagtgcCGAGACTAAGggtatatttgataaaactgaaatttaaaatctgaaatatgaaatttgaatccattaaattattaaattgttaaatattaaatctaatacatttgagtgtatatcagtagtaaataacttatcacttaattttgagaaCAGATTATTGCCTAAAAAAtttagtgtcatttaattagttcagatgttcaatttttagttatcaaacagtttgaatatgttaaaatctgaatctattaaatttaagtgttgaactGGGTTATCAAACATGATCTAGAAGTCTTTCTTCCCGGCTGACAAAGAGGGTACCTATCGGACTATCAAAGTCAAAAGAAGCAACTTGTTGTCTCACGTTTCTATCTTTCCAAACTATTATTACTTTGCTAATTTTCCTAAGAAAAGGATATTCCCTACAATGACAAAAGATAAGTTAAATTGTTTCCAAATACAAATTGGAaagtgttatgaaacaattaaaagtgtGGATGTCCATTTGTATTCTCAAGAGGACTAATTCATAATTCATTGATCCCAAGGGGattaattcataattcattGCTACATTATGAAAGGAATTACAATGGATGAACGGTTTCAATCTATAAACCCATTCATGTATTGGAAGAACCGTTTCATAGACTATTCATGTTCTTGTAGTAATGAGTATTTAATAGAATTAATGTACCTTTAAttttgtagtacctatatatagaggtacttTGGCACCTTTTGGGATGACCTTTGATTAGTTGAAATAATAAGAAAATCATTCTCTatttctctacttctttctATAATATTCCAATCCCTATTATAGTAgttcattttattagttttataacacgttatcaacaCGAGTCTCTACTTCTGAGCAAGGTGAAACACGAGATTCTGTTAGTGTCAAATCAACTGTTGGATATTTTCTCGAGTAATTCTTGACTACCTATTGAGGTAAATTCTTGACTCACaaacttattttaattttttatgactAACCTTTGAATGATTGCAAATTACAAGTGTCTATTACTGAGCAACTACAAAACACGAACATATACTTTTTGACATATTTGAGgtaatattttatcttttaattCTAGTTATGTATCTTTAGAATTATTTGTTGTTGCTACTTATATTCTGATGCAATGAATTTTGGAGATGCtattatagaaaatcaattatatTTGATGATTTACTTGTCCTTTGaaaatactttaaaaaaaagatTCGACCACCCGAAAATGGTCGTTTTTTAACAAAAAGATTTGGCCACCAAAAGATAGTTATTATTTTAGAACCTGGTATGATAAATTTACTTATATCTACAAGTACACAATTCTACTATGTTTAGAATTATTTCTTAGTTGAAAATAATATTCTCTATATATTTCTCGAATATGCACTTGTAGTGGCAATATTAAGAGAAAATTTGAGAAATATTCTGTACTTATTACATGCTAGTTTTAGTCCATTCCCAGAAGTGAATGtgactaaatttcaatttaccAGTTATATTTGCTATCATGACCATGTTTTTGGTAAATATGTATTTTAccatgacaagagaaaaagttaTCATTTAAAGTGGGATAATAATGATAAGGACAAGAAAATAAGAATCCTGAAGATAAATATCCTGAAATACATTTGacgaatcaaaattataataacATCTTCACATGGCCAATTTCTTTAAACACCCTGAAGGTGCATGATGattgatttaatttatgatagtaATTGACTTTTCTTCCTAAAGAAGAAATAGATGTTAA containing:
- the LOC113727117 gene encoding phenylacetaldehyde reductase-like; amino-acid sequence: MSGAGKVVCVTGASGYVASWLVKMLLECGYTVKASVRDLNDPDKMEHLISLDGAKERLHLFAADLMKDGSFDEMVDGCEGVFLTAYPLKPVVSDPEAELLDPAVKGTLNVLQSCARVSSVKRVVVTSSMASIAYNRELKNGVVVDESWFSEASYSVERKLWYILSRTLAETAAWNFSKEHGIEMITIHPSWIVGPHLQPSINISVQLILNLLNGDESFPYATFNWVDVRDVAYAHVLAFENPSASGRYCLVERAAHTSQVIKILQELYPTHQFPDKFSHDSILINPDYSVSNEKAKALGVEFIPLEESLKDTIEGFKKKNLVSL